GACCGGAAACCCGGGCATCGCGTTCATCGTGGTGATGGCGGCGATCCGCCGCTGGCGCGAAGGCCATTCCGACGCCGTGCGCCTGAGCTGGCAGGCATGGCGCCGCGGGCGCCGTGCCGCGTCGTTCGTCGCCGCCGACTGGGAAGCGATGCTCGCGCTTCCGCTCGCGGAGGTCCGCCGGCGTCTGTGCATCGACGAGCCGAAGGAATACACGCCGCTGTTTTCGGCCGCCGCAGCCGCGGCGCGCTGAAAACGTCGCATCGCTGAAACGTCGGCGGCGCATCGCTGACCCGTCCACGTCGGAGCGCGTCAGCGGCGAATGAAAAGCGTGCGCTTCCCGCGCAGCCCCTTGAGCTCGTGCTCCCCATGAATATCGAACTGTAGGCCGGAGCCTTCGAGCAGATCGTGCGTGGTCGCCGAGATCAGCACTTCTCCGGCGCCTGCCATCGACGCGACCCTGGCCGCCGTGTGCACCGCAACGCCGCGTGCCTGGCCGCCGACGATCTCGACTTCGCCGGTGTGAATCCCGATGCGAAGCTCGAGCCCGAGCTCGCGAACCGCGCTGTCCATGGACGCCGCCGCGCGCACGGCGCGAGCCGGCCCGTCGAACAGCGCAAGGAACCCGTCGCCGAGCGTGGCCATCTCGCGACCTCGAAACTGGTCGATGGCGGCCCGCACCGTGATGTTGTGCTTTTCCAGCAGCTCGGCCCACGCACGGTCTCCCAGGCGCTCGAGGATCGACGTGGAGTCGACGATGTCGCTGAACAGGATGGTCGCGAGCGTGCGTTCGCCGAGCTCTTCCGGTGACGCGCCGTAGGTCCGCCCGCTCGTGAATTCGATCGAGTCCCACGGCTCGCTGCCTTCCACCCACGCATCGTGCCCGGGCGGAATCTCGTAGGCATCGCCCGGCCCGATGACCATCTCGGTTCCGTCGTCCTGGAGCACGTGAAGCGAGCCGGAGATCGTGTAGCCGAGATGCCGATGCTGGCACGAGCGGGTTCCGGTGATCGGGCCCACGTCCGTCGACCAGCGCCAGCCGGGCTGGAACAGGAACCGGCAGACGGCAACCTCGCCAAGCTGGACGACGTCGACCTTGCCGTTGGGAAACGTGCGCTCCTGATCGGGCTGGCTGAAACCTTTGCGTTGCAGGAACGGCATCGGGCCGGAATCATCCGACAGTACGCACCTGCGTGCAAGATGACGGCCGACGGCTGCGTGCGCGTCGGCGACAGGAAAACCGCGACTGCCTTGCCGTCATCCGGGCAGTCCACTACGTTCGGCGCCGCACCCTGCTCATCGGCCGGAAGTCACTGGAGGACACCATGCGTGCATCGATCTGGATGTTGTTGGCAACCATGCTCCTGGTCACCGTGAACGTGGCCCCGGCGCTCGCGTCCGACAAGGAAGACGCAATGGTGCCGGTGCGCCGCTTCATCGACAGCATGAACAAGAACGACGCGAGGGGCGCGACGGCGGCGTACGCGCCGCAAGCCAGCATCACCGACGAGTTCCCGCCTTACCACTGGATCGGCAATTCCGCGTTCGCCGACTGGGTCCGCGATTTCGAAATCGACGCGACCAAGAACGAGGTCACGAATCCGCGGGTCACGCTGCAGAATCCGCGCCACGTCGACGTCGTCGGCGATCGCGCGTACATCGTCGTTCCCGCTGCGCTCTCCTTCAAGCAGCACGGCAAGCCGAAGACCGAGAAGGGCGCGGTGATGACGTTCGCGCTGCAGAAGTATCCTGACGGGTGGCTGATCGCCGGCTGGACCTGGACCAAGCACTGACTGCGGCACGACGCCCGCACCGCGTTCGATCTCAATCCGTTCTGCTCGCCTCCCCCGTTGCAGGCACGCAACGTATTCTCGCCGCGCCGCGTACGAGGCGCTACTTCTGATTCAGACCCGGATTCGCACTCTTGCGGATTTCCGTAACGCGAAACGCCGGTGCACCCCGCCACTGCGTGATCACGCGGCGCAGACGCCACTCGTGAACGACTTCACGACCATTAGGCTGCCCCCTTTGCGCCGCAGTTCCTGCGCTTTTACTCCTCGGCATGCGCCGACACGGCATGGCGCCGGGCGAATGCACGCCGGGCGGACGTTCGCGGCAGTCGTGCGGTATTGACGGACGGTGACTTGCGCGCAAGCGTCATGACATCCGGTGTTCCGCGCTTCGCGCAAGGAGACTACCCCTATGTTTGCCAGATCACTGATGCTTCTGCTCTCTGCGATCCTGTTCTGGCCCGTGGCACCGGCCGCGGCGGCCTGGAACAACTGCGGCAACGGCGTCGTGAACCGCGACGAGGAGTGTGACGACGCAAACACCTCCTCCGCCGACGGCTGTACGACGATCTGCCATATCTCCGAAGGCTGGACGTGCACGGGAAGCCCGTCGGTCTGTACCCACACCGGGCTTGAGTGCGGCAACGGCGTCGTCGACAGCGGCGAAGAATGCGACGACGCCAACATGGACTCCGGCGACGGGTGCCAGAGCGACTGTACGGTCCAATCGGGATGGGAGTGCACCGGCACCGCACCGTCGGTGTGCGCTCCGACCGAGACGGAGATCAATTGTGGCAACGGCATCGTCGACAGCGGCGAGGACTGCGACGGCGGCGCGTGCTGCATCGACTGTACGTTCGCGACCAGCACGACGACGTGCCGCGCGTCGGCAGGCGCGTGCGACATCGCCGAGGTCTGCAGCGGCTCGAGCAGCTCGTGTCCTTCGGACGCCCACAGCACGAACATGTGTCGCGCGTCGACGGGTGCCTGCGATCCGGCCGAGTTCTGCAGCAGCGCGTCGACCGGTTGCCCCGCCGACAGCGTCCGGCCGAGCACGTTCGTCTGTCGCGCATCGGCAGGAAGCTGCGACGTTGCCGAGAGATGCGACGGTTCCACGGCCGCGTGTCCTGTGGACACCGTCAGCCCGAGCACCACGGTCTGCCGCCCGGCGGTTTCGACGTCGTGCGACGTGGCCGAAACCTGCAACGGCGCTTCGGGTGCCTGCCCGGCCGACGTACTGCTCGGATGCCCGGACACGGACGGAACCGATTGCGTGCACCCGGCCTGCGACGTCTCCGGCCAGTGCACGACGCGCGACGATTGCCAGGAGATCTGCCGGCCGTCGAATTTCTGGGCGCGTCGCTCGAGCGTCGCGAACGACGGCGACAGCCTGATCCAGACCATTCTCGACCAGGCCGGATCGCTGTCGGTGTGCGGCCAGACGATCGACTCGGCAACCGGCACCGGCGACCTCGATTCCGCGCTGGAAGCGCTGTGCGTCCAGACGCGAGGCGTAGACCAGCGTGACCTGTTCAAACAGCTCGTGACGACCGCGTTCAACTGCGAGATCAGCGAGGGCGGAACCTGCGACCAGATCCTCAGCCGATTCGCCGACGTCTCGTTCACCGCCTGCAGCGCGCTCTGCGCCGGGACTCCCGTTCCGGGCGGTCCGACCGTCGACGAATGCATCGACCAGCTCTCCTGTTTCAACAGCGGCGGGCAGGTGGTCGACGGCCAATGCGCGTTCGGAACGTGCGAGGATGACCCGACGCAGTTCTGCGGCGGTGACTTCGGTTCGTGCTCGGGCACGGGAAGCGGCGACGACGGAGATGACGACGACGGCGGCGCGGATCTGCGTGCCGGCGCCGCCGGCGGACTCGCGCTCGGCCACGGAAAACATCACGCGAACGGTCTCAACGGAAACAACGGAAGCAACGGCGAGAACGGCGGCGGCGGCGATGAGGGTGACGTCGACGACGGCTGCGAGCCGTTCGAAGGCAATTGTGCCGATGCACGGCTGTGTACGACGACGAATTCGGATGCGGACGTCCAGATCTGTCCGCACCGAACGCGGCCGTCCAATCACCTCTGCCAGCAGGCCAGAAAGAATACCTGCACGATCGACAGCTGCGACTAGCTG
The genomic region above belongs to Candidatus Limnocylindrales bacterium and contains:
- a CDS encoding adenylate/guanylate cyclase domain-containing protein — encoded protein: MPFLQRKGFSQPDQERTFPNGKVDVVQLGEVAVCRFLFQPGWRWSTDVGPITGTRSCQHRHLGYTISGSLHVLQDDGTEMVIGPGDAYEIPPGHDAWVEGSEPWDSIEFTSGRTYGASPEELGERTLATILFSDIVDSTSILERLGDRAWAELLEKHNITVRAAIDQFRGREMATLGDGFLALFDGPARAVRAAASMDSAVRELGLELRIGIHTGEVEIVGGQARGVAVHTAARVASMAGAGEVLISATTHDLLEGSGLQFDIHGEHELKGLRGKRTLFIRR
- a CDS encoding nuclear transport factor 2 family protein encodes the protein MRASIWMLLATMLLVTVNVAPALASDKEDAMVPVRRFIDSMNKNDARGATAAYAPQASITDEFPPYHWIGNSAFADWVRDFEIDATKNEVTNPRVTLQNPRHVDVVGDRAYIVVPAALSFKQHGKPKTEKGAVMTFALQKYPDGWLIAGWTWTKH
- a CDS encoding DUF4215 domain-containing protein, yielding MFARSLMLLLSAILFWPVAPAAAAWNNCGNGVVNRDEECDDANTSSADGCTTICHISEGWTCTGSPSVCTHTGLECGNGVVDSGEECDDANMDSGDGCQSDCTVQSGWECTGTAPSVCAPTETEINCGNGIVDSGEDCDGGACCIDCTFATSTTTCRASAGACDIAEVCSGSSSSCPSDAHSTNMCRASTGACDPAEFCSSASTGCPADSVRPSTFVCRASAGSCDVAERCDGSTAACPVDTVSPSTTVCRPAVSTSCDVAETCNGASGACPADVLLGCPDTDGTDCVHPACDVSGQCTTRDDCQEICRPSNFWARRSSVANDGDSLIQTILDQAGSLSVCGQTIDSATGTGDLDSALEALCVQTRGVDQRDLFKQLVTTAFNCEISEGGTCDQILSRFADVSFTACSALCAGTPVPGGPTVDECIDQLSCFNSGGQVVDGQCAFGTCEDDPTQFCGGDFGSCSGTGSGDDGDDDDGGADLRAGAAGGLALGHGKHHANGLNGNNGSNGENGGGGDEGDVDDGCEPFEGNCADARLCTTTNSDADVQICPHRTRPSNHLCQQARKNTCTIDSCD